CGGCGCGGGCAAGATGGGCGGCGCGATGCTGACGGGCTGGCTGGCGCGGGGGCTCGATCCGAAGCGCGTGGCGGTGATCGAGCCCTATCCTTCCGCCGAGATCGGCGCGCTGGCGACCAAGGGCGTTCGCCTCAATCCGTCGCCTGATGATATCGGCAACGCCGCCACGCTGGTGATGGCACTGAAGCCGCAGATGTTCCGCGAGGCCGGGCCGTCGCTGAAGCCGTTCGTCGGCTCTTCCACGCTGCTGGTCTCGATCATGGCGGGCACGACCATATCCGCGCTGCAGGAGATCTGCGGCGGCAGCGTGGTGCGCGCGATGCCGAACACCCCGGCCGCGATCGGCCGCGGCATCACGGTGGCGGTGGCCGCGAACAATGTCAGCGCCGCGCAGCGCGCGGTCGCCGATGCGCTGCTGCGCGCCACCGGATCGGTGGAATGGGTCGACGACGAGGGCCTGATGGACGCGGTGACCGCGGTGTCCGGTTCCGGCCCGGCCTATATCTTCCTGCTCGCCGAAGAGCTGGCGCGCGCCGGTGTCGAAGCCGGCCTGCCGGCCGAACTCGCCACCAGACTGGCGCGCGAGACCGTTGCCGGCGCCGGCGAGTTATTGCATCGCTCGGAAGATTC
The genomic region above belongs to Bradyrhizobium sediminis and contains:
- the proC gene encoding pyrroline-5-carboxylate reductase, whose product is MGGAMLTGWLARGLDPKRVAVIEPYPSAEIGALATKGVRLNPSPDDIGNAATLVMALKPQMFREAGPSLKPFVGSSTLLVSIMAGTTISALQEICGGSVVRAMPNTPAAIGRGITVAVAANNVSAAQRAVADALLRATGSVEWVDDEGLMDAVTAVSGSGPAYIFLLAEELARAGVEAGLPAELATRLARETVAGAGELLHRSEDSSATLRKNVTSPGGTTAAALEVLMGPDGLWQLMIRAVAAATKRSKELAK